A stretch of Mya arenaria isolate MELC-2E11 chromosome 14, ASM2691426v1 DNA encodes these proteins:
- the LOC128217650 gene encoding ninjurin-2-like isoform X1, producing the protein MSWFSNLINFVQMTTQAVQHSKAETSGSGTGSTSKVKLSVIETATDGITGPFHQQMPFGYNTYATKKTLAKGLLDIGLLVANASQLKSLLSFGPEQEHFHVNMVLISLSISLQLVTGILLLILGSMEPNGKHLEERRDAHRLNDVTVGFVFVITAINIFIAAFGIRHTEQIPSEAML; encoded by the exons ATGTCTTGGTTTTCCAATTTAATCAATTTTGTGCAGATGACAACTCAAGCAGTTCAACATTCGAAGGCAGAAACGTCCGGTTCTGGTACAGGATCAACGTCTAAAGTGAAACTGAGCGTGATTGAAACGGCAACAGATGGGATTACG GGACCTTTTCACCAACAAATGCCATTCGGCTACAATACTTACGCAACAAAGAAGACTTTGGCCAAAGGCCTTTTAGATATAGGTCTATTGGTCGCAAACGCCTCACAACTGAAATCACTACTCAGTTTTGGGCCAGAGCAGGAACACTTCCATGTTAACATGGTCCTGATAAGCCTCTCAATTTCTTTACAG CTAGTCACGGGTATCTTACTCTTGATTCTTGGAAGCATGGAACCGAACGGCAAGCACCTAGAGGAACGACGTGACGCACATCGGCTTAATGACGTCACTGTTGGTTTTGTGTTCGTCATTACCGCTATCAACATTTTCATTGCGGCGTTTGGAATAAGGCATACAGAGCAAATTCCATCTGAAGCAATGCTTTGA
- the LOC128217648 gene encoding ninjurin-1-like isoform X1 yields MADEEVNDHTLFNYNTRKTIASGLFDVALVIANATQLKALVKAGPGYNFYYPNIVLICLSVLLQFIVAGFLVKLASMEAEKPPEERELLVRRNKGKMRLNNATVLLIVGIVFINVFIGSFGIEMTEEKV; encoded by the exons ATGGCAGACGAAGAGGTA AACGACCACACTTTATTCAACTACAACACCAGGAAGACGATTGCAAGCGGTTTATTTGACGTTGCATTGGTCATAGCCAACGCCACTCAGCTTAAAGCCCTGGTCAAGGCTGGCCCGGGTTACAATTTTTACTATCCCAACATTGTCCTTATCTGCCTGTCAGTTCTTCTTCAG TTCATCGTTGCGGGGTTTCTCGTGAAGTTGGCCAGCATGGAGGCAGAAAAGCCACCGGAAGAAAGAGAGCTGCTTGTTCGACGGAACAAAGGGAAGATGCGTCTCAACAACGCAACTGTGCTGCTCATAGTTggcattgtttttataaacgTGTTCATCGGCTCATTTGGCATTGAAATGACTGAAGAGAAAGTATAG
- the LOC128217648 gene encoding ninjurin-1-like isoform X2, protein MADEENDHTLFNYNTRKTIASGLFDVALVIANATQLKALVKAGPGYNFYYPNIVLICLSVLLQFIVAGFLVKLASMEAEKPPEERELLVRRNKGKMRLNNATVLLIVGIVFINVFIGSFGIEMTEEKV, encoded by the exons ATGGCAGACGAAGAG AACGACCACACTTTATTCAACTACAACACCAGGAAGACGATTGCAAGCGGTTTATTTGACGTTGCATTGGTCATAGCCAACGCCACTCAGCTTAAAGCCCTGGTCAAGGCTGGCCCGGGTTACAATTTTTACTATCCCAACATTGTCCTTATCTGCCTGTCAGTTCTTCTTCAG TTCATCGTTGCGGGGTTTCTCGTGAAGTTGGCCAGCATGGAGGCAGAAAAGCCACCGGAAGAAAGAGAGCTGCTTGTTCGACGGAACAAAGGGAAGATGCGTCTCAACAACGCAACTGTGCTGCTCATAGTTggcattgtttttataaacgTGTTCATCGGCTCATTTGGCATTGAAATGACTGAAGAGAAAGTATAG
- the LOC128217650 gene encoding ninjurin-2-like isoform X2: MMTTQAVQHSKAETSGSGTGSTSKVKLSVIETATDGITGPFHQQMPFGYNTYATKKTLAKGLLDIGLLVANASQLKSLLSFGPEQEHFHVNMVLISLSISLQLVTGILLLILGSMEPNGKHLEERRDAHRLNDVTVGFVFVITAINIFIAAFGIRHTEQIPSEAML, from the exons ATG ATGACAACTCAAGCAGTTCAACATTCGAAGGCAGAAACGTCCGGTTCTGGTACAGGATCAACGTCTAAAGTGAAACTGAGCGTGATTGAAACGGCAACAGATGGGATTACG GGACCTTTTCACCAACAAATGCCATTCGGCTACAATACTTACGCAACAAAGAAGACTTTGGCCAAAGGCCTTTTAGATATAGGTCTATTGGTCGCAAACGCCTCACAACTGAAATCACTACTCAGTTTTGGGCCAGAGCAGGAACACTTCCATGTTAACATGGTCCTGATAAGCCTCTCAATTTCTTTACAG CTAGTCACGGGTATCTTACTCTTGATTCTTGGAAGCATGGAACCGAACGGCAAGCACCTAGAGGAACGACGTGACGCACATCGGCTTAATGACGTCACTGTTGGTTTTGTGTTCGTCATTACCGCTATCAACATTTTCATTGCGGCGTTTGGAATAAGGCATACAGAGCAAATTCCATCTGAAGCAATGCTTTGA
- the LOC128217650 gene encoding ninjurin-2-like isoform X3, which yields MTTQAVQHSKAETSGSGTGSTSKVKLSVIETATDGITGPFHQQMPFGYNTYATKKTLAKGLLDIGLLVANASQLKSLLSFGPEQEHFHVNMVLISLSISLQLVTGILLLILGSMEPNGKHLEERRDAHRLNDVTVGFVFVITAINIFIAAFGIRHTEQIPSEAML from the exons ATGACAACTCAAGCAGTTCAACATTCGAAGGCAGAAACGTCCGGTTCTGGTACAGGATCAACGTCTAAAGTGAAACTGAGCGTGATTGAAACGGCAACAGATGGGATTACG GGACCTTTTCACCAACAAATGCCATTCGGCTACAATACTTACGCAACAAAGAAGACTTTGGCCAAAGGCCTTTTAGATATAGGTCTATTGGTCGCAAACGCCTCACAACTGAAATCACTACTCAGTTTTGGGCCAGAGCAGGAACACTTCCATGTTAACATGGTCCTGATAAGCCTCTCAATTTCTTTACAG CTAGTCACGGGTATCTTACTCTTGATTCTTGGAAGCATGGAACCGAACGGCAAGCACCTAGAGGAACGACGTGACGCACATCGGCTTAATGACGTCACTGTTGGTTTTGTGTTCGTCATTACCGCTATCAACATTTTCATTGCGGCGTTTGGAATAAGGCATACAGAGCAAATTCCATCTGAAGCAATGCTTTGA